Proteins encoded within one genomic window of Ignavibacteriota bacterium:
- a CDS encoding SGNH/GDSL hydrolase family protein: protein MNLTSHLSRILCLLAVLVGPIFAAENSPDSLTWYEPPAWSIEGRGWTDVKRAYDRLPAHAENVVRRPVWDLSRQSAGMSVQFRTDAQEIQVRYSLLRPALAKPHMAATGVSGADLYVTTETGEWRWVGTVLPEDRIVRAPLIKQMSPGIRTYRLYLPLYNGVDSLALGVPHGSRFEPIAAGTGKSIVFYGTSIMQGACASRPGMAITAILGRRLDQPTINLGFSGNGWMEPELADLLGELDATVYALDCLPNMKPAQVRERVEPFVRKLRAVRPKTPIILVEGRIFPNAFALPERRSAHDESHAALRAIFEKLQKEGMPALYYLKSDDLLGSDGEGTVDGSHPTDLGMMRYADAYEVILRRALRGE from the coding sequence ATGAATCTGACCTCCCACCTCTCCCGGATCCTCTGTTTGCTCGCAGTGCTGGTTGGACCGATCTTCGCGGCAGAGAACAGTCCCGACTCGCTCACGTGGTATGAGCCGCCCGCCTGGAGCATCGAAGGGCGCGGCTGGACCGATGTGAAGCGTGCCTATGACCGTCTGCCCGCCCATGCCGAGAACGTCGTGCGCCGACCGGTATGGGATCTCTCCCGTCAGAGCGCAGGGATGAGTGTGCAGTTCCGGACCGATGCACAGGAGATACAGGTGAGGTACAGCCTGCTGCGGCCAGCCCTGGCCAAACCGCATATGGCAGCCACAGGTGTGAGCGGGGCAGACCTCTATGTGACGACCGAAACAGGAGAGTGGCGTTGGGTCGGTACCGTGCTGCCTGAGGATCGCATCGTGCGAGCGCCACTCATCAAGCAGATGTCACCCGGGATCAGGACATACCGTCTGTATCTGCCTCTCTATAATGGGGTCGACTCTCTCGCCCTCGGTGTTCCGCATGGTTCCCGGTTCGAGCCGATCGCGGCCGGGACCGGCAAATCGATCGTATTCTACGGAACCTCCATCATGCAGGGCGCATGCGCCTCCCGGCCCGGCATGGCGATCACGGCGATCCTCGGCAGGCGATTGGATCAGCCGACGATCAATCTCGGGTTCAGCGGGAATGGTTGGATGGAACCCGAACTGGCCGATCTCCTGGGCGAACTCGACGCGACGGTCTACGCACTCGATTGTCTGCCGAACATGAAGCCCGCACAGGTCCGGGAACGCGTGGAGCCCTTCGTGCGGAAGCTCCGTGCGGTCCGCCCGAAAACGCCGATCATCCTGGTGGAAGGGCGCATTTTCCCCAATGCCTTTGCGCTACCCGAACGTCGTTCGGCCCATGACGAGTCCCATGCCGCATTGCGTGCGATCTTCGAGAAGCTGCAGAAGGAAGGCATGCCAGCGCTGTACTATCTCAAGAGTGACGATCTGCTCGGGTCCGATGGAGAAGGGACGGTGGACGGGTCGCATCCGACGGACCTGGGGATGATGAGGTACGCGGATGCCTATGAGGTCATCCTGCGGCGCGCGCTGCGGGGGGAATGA
- a CDS encoding FAD-dependent oxidoreductase yields MHYDAIVLGGGPAGLTAGIYLSRARLKTLILNEGTAGGQMVLTHEVANYPGVESTSGHQLGQIMKKQAMHFGCTVRSNVSVTRLALEGETKTVEVNGKELFTAPVVILAPGGRSRMLGVPGEMDLRGKGISYCATCDGDFFQDRNILVVGGGNSALEEAVSLTKYASSVTIIHQFDHFQASRYAVEEAQRNPKISFIMESTIAAFKGGEAVEGVTLRHIPTGETREVAIDGVFIFIGYVPNTESLKGVVALTPAGEIQVGSQLETNIPGVFAAGDAVTKRFRQITTAVADGTVAALAAIEYHHTMSEHLAPEEHSLA; encoded by the coding sequence ATGCACTATGATGCGATCGTGCTCGGCGGAGGCCCTGCGGGCCTCACCGCGGGGATCTACCTGTCGCGCGCCAGGCTGAAGACCCTCATTCTGAATGAGGGCACGGCCGGCGGACAGATGGTGCTCACCCATGAGGTCGCGAACTACCCCGGCGTCGAGAGTACGAGCGGCCATCAGCTCGGACAGATCATGAAGAAGCAGGCGATGCACTTCGGGTGCACCGTCCGGTCGAACGTGTCGGTTACCCGGCTGGCGCTGGAAGGCGAGACGAAGACCGTGGAGGTCAACGGCAAAGAATTGTTCACCGCACCCGTCGTCATCCTTGCACCGGGAGGCAGGTCACGTATGCTCGGCGTGCCGGGTGAGATGGACCTTCGCGGCAAGGGGATCTCCTACTGCGCGACATGCGATGGGGACTTCTTCCAGGATAGGAACATCCTTGTGGTGGGTGGAGGCAACTCCGCGCTGGAGGAGGCGGTCTCACTGACGAAGTATGCGTCGTCGGTCACGATCATCCATCAGTTCGATCATTTCCAGGCATCGCGCTATGCCGTAGAAGAAGCGCAGCGGAACCCGAAGATCTCGTTCATCATGGAGTCGACGATCGCTGCATTCAAGGGGGGTGAAGCGGTGGAGGGGGTCACCCTGCGTCACATACCGACGGGAGAGACGCGCGAGGTGGCGATCGACGGTGTGTTCATCTTCATTGGCTACGTCCCCAACACGGAATCCCTGAAGGGTGTCGTTGCATTGACACCCGCGGGCGAGATCCAGGTCGGTTCCCAGCTCGAAACGAACATCCCCGGCGTATTCGCTGCCGGCGATGCGGTCACAAAACGCTTCCGTCAGATCACGACCGCCGTGGCGGACGGTACGGTGGCCGCCCTTGCGGCGATTGAGTACCATCACACCATGAGTGAACACCTCGCCCCCGAAGAGCACTCCTTGGCCTGA
- a CDS encoding TonB-dependent receptor: MRGPIRFHIIVMLLLGAPLRAPLVAQSTSSASIQGSVLARDGSPIPQAYVEILHVPTSDVHRSAANIEGHFHIPGLRVGGPYELKVSHIGYGTQRRTGIYLRLLEEVRVSVVLDQVTLPGDEVVVTGTREGSLTTQTQGVSSQIGREQMAALPLPSASIEDALRLSPYMVGSSALGVNAVYNDVSLDGISVADPFGLQRAENLPGGMQISPVGVQALEEVRVDFSPFDVRRGGFTGASIAAVSRSGSNTRTWSAFAQGAGGWARGPNPDDGRHDLRGYFDGRAGFNVGGAVVPSKAFYFLSAEVAEQRLPIERRFGAPSTRGSVYSFPAGAAAQFVSTLKRSGYDPGRMDIVTLGQKMMTIFGRIDLALTPQHQFSVRVNSLVTRGDTPPPGTTVFASGALARTWAVTHSLTLEVNSVWNSRVSNELLAGYTSRRFSVTPTGDGSPFVDVVVTDTRGWWNHLTAGSEVGGRGKDVAQDHVEVRDAVSITSGAHLWTIGLHGELNWITNRQLSARWGSYTFATLNDLSRGAPSGYEYRYPLEGTSPDGVAWRIGQISAFLQDEWRPSSQVSLSAGVRVDLPFLLDRPRENAAVREAFLPLGYSLSTSTLPAMRAMISPRVGLSVYPKEDRTVRLRGGIGLFTGRIPYAWFGNLYEGTGLEYGHVKRSERVPAFVADPARQPTPMTDTNLSATSEVVVAASDFVLPQELRWTLAFDQDLPWNLRLSVEGVFSRTINGVVFKNLNLAQTGTMDAERGGDPRAVYGWAFPIGRWQYSRNDGRFTDVMLMTNATEGTSTFLTMQLQRRPGPDGVFASLAYTYADTRDLNSGAWDNAYDQWRYNPAAEPNTPRLNYSSFDRTHRLAAAVAVKHDWGGGHATTLGMVYTGASGIPYSYVYDGDLNGDGESFNDLFYIPGTSTEILLVNEDGGLTIPTDPGYNELFSFIAHDPYLSMHRRQIAERNGARTPWTHLLDLRCAHTLPMTGGNTLEVSAELLNVMNLLDPSWGQVQTVPYQVVPILRFWTRDSRGRPWFRWAPRTTPFVAEPLLSRWRLRLGVRLSF, from the coding sequence GTGAGAGGACCGATCCGTTTCCACATCATCGTCATGCTCCTGCTTGGTGCGCCTCTCCGCGCACCGCTCGTGGCGCAATCTACTTCTTCGGCGTCCATTCAAGGATCGGTCCTGGCCCGGGACGGATCCCCGATCCCGCAAGCGTACGTCGAGATCCTGCATGTCCCAACATCGGATGTTCACCGCTCTGCAGCCAATATCGAAGGCCACTTTCATATCCCGGGCTTGAGGGTCGGGGGGCCATACGAACTGAAGGTTTCGCACATTGGCTACGGCACGCAACGCAGGACCGGCATCTACCTGAGGCTCCTGGAAGAGGTCAGAGTGTCCGTGGTCCTCGACCAGGTCACGCTCCCCGGAGACGAGGTCGTGGTCACCGGCACACGCGAGGGTTCCCTGACGACCCAGACCCAGGGCGTGTCTTCGCAGATCGGCAGAGAACAGATGGCAGCCTTGCCGCTTCCCTCTGCATCGATCGAAGATGCCCTGCGCCTGTCGCCGTATATGGTCGGGTCCAGCGCACTCGGCGTGAATGCGGTCTACAATGATGTATCCCTTGACGGCATCAGTGTTGCCGACCCCTTCGGCCTCCAGCGTGCAGAAAACCTCCCCGGTGGAATGCAGATCAGCCCTGTAGGAGTCCAGGCACTGGAGGAGGTTCGTGTGGATTTTTCCCCTTTTGATGTCCGCAGGGGCGGGTTCACCGGTGCCTCGATCGCTGCGGTCAGCCGCAGCGGCTCGAATACCCGGACGTGGTCGGCGTTCGCGCAGGGGGCAGGTGGATGGGCGCGTGGCCCGAATCCGGACGATGGCAGGCATGATCTCCGTGGATACTTCGATGGACGGGCCGGATTCAACGTCGGCGGGGCCGTGGTCCCGTCCAAGGCGTTCTATTTCCTCTCTGCCGAAGTCGCCGAGCAGCGTCTTCCTATCGAACGGCGATTCGGCGCACCATCGACGCGGGGGTCGGTGTACAGTTTTCCCGCCGGCGCGGCCGCGCAGTTCGTGTCCACTCTGAAACGCTCGGGGTACGACCCCGGTCGGATGGACATCGTAACGCTCGGACAGAAGATGATGACGATCTTCGGCCGGATCGACCTGGCCCTGACACCCCAGCACCAATTCAGTGTGCGCGTGAACTCGCTCGTGACAAGGGGCGACACGCCACCTCCGGGGACGACGGTGTTCGCCAGCGGAGCCCTTGCACGGACGTGGGCGGTGACGCATTCGCTCACACTGGAAGTGAACAGCGTGTGGAATTCCCGCGTGTCGAATGAGCTGCTCGCAGGGTATACGTCACGTCGTTTCTCCGTGACCCCGACAGGCGATGGATCTCCGTTCGTGGATGTGGTCGTGACGGACACCCGGGGATGGTGGAACCACCTGACCGCCGGTAGTGAGGTGGGCGGCCGCGGGAAGGATGTCGCACAGGATCATGTCGAGGTCAGGGACGCGGTCTCGATCACCTCCGGCGCGCATCTGTGGACGATCGGGTTGCATGGAGAGTTGAACTGGATCACGAACCGGCAGCTCTCGGCCCGATGGGGAAGCTACACCTTCGCAACATTGAACGACCTCTCCAGAGGGGCCCCGAGCGGATATGAATACCGGTACCCTCTCGAAGGGACGTCTCCCGACGGCGTGGCGTGGCGCATCGGTCAGATCAGTGCTTTCCTGCAGGATGAGTGGCGACCGTCCTCCCAGGTGTCGCTCTCTGCCGGGGTCCGGGTGGACCTGCCGTTCCTTCTCGACCGGCCACGGGAGAATGCTGCGGTACGGGAGGCATTCCTTCCACTGGGATATTCACTATCAACCTCGACGTTGCCGGCCATGCGGGCGATGATCTCGCCGCGGGTCGGCCTTTCCGTGTACCCGAAAGAGGACCGGACGGTCAGGCTTCGTGGGGGGATCGGACTGTTCACCGGACGGATCCCATACGCGTGGTTCGGCAATCTGTATGAAGGCACGGGGCTGGAATACGGCCATGTCAAACGCTCGGAGCGCGTGCCGGCATTCGTCGCCGATCCGGCCCGTCAGCCGACGCCCATGACCGACACGAACCTCTCTGCTACGTCGGAAGTTGTCGTTGCCGCAAGCGACTTCGTCCTTCCTCAGGAACTCCGATGGACCCTCGCGTTTGATCAAGACCTGCCGTGGAATCTGCGCTTGTCGGTGGAAGGGGTATTCTCGCGGACGATCAACGGCGTGGTCTTCAAGAACCTGAATCTGGCGCAAACCGGCACGATGGATGCCGAACGGGGCGGGGATCCCAGGGCCGTCTATGGATGGGCGTTCCCCATCGGACGTTGGCAGTATTCCCGCAATGATGGGAGATTCACCGATGTGATGTTGATGACGAATGCGACGGAGGGGACGTCCACGTTCCTCACGATGCAGCTCCAGCGCCGGCCGGGCCCTGATGGGGTCTTCGCCAGTCTGGCGTACACCTATGCCGACACGAGGGATCTGAATAGTGGAGCCTGGGACAACGCGTATGACCAGTGGCGGTACAATCCCGCTGCGGAACCGAATACCCCACGGCTGAACTATTCGTCCTTCGACCGAACGCATCGTCTTGCCGCCGCGGTAGCAGTGAAACACGACTGGGGGGGCGGGCATGCGACGACGCTGGGGATGGTGTACACGGGAGCATCCGGCATTCCCTACTCCTACGTCTACGATGGTGACCTGAATGGGGATGGTGAGTCCTTCAATGACCTGTTCTACATTCCAGGCACCTCCACGGAGATCCTGCTGGTGAATGAGGACGGTGGGTTAACGATCCCTACGGATCCGGGGTACAATGAACTGTTCAGCTTCATCGCGCACGATCCCTATCTCTCCATGCACCGCCGCCAGATCGCCGAGCGCAACGGGGCCCGTACGCCGTGGACCCATCTGCTTGATCTGCGTTGTGCGCACACCCTGCCGATGACCGGGGGGAATACGCTCGAGGTCAGTGCGGAACTGCTGAACGTGATGAACCTTCTCGATCCTTCATGGGGACAGGTGCAAACGGTGCCGTATCAGGTCGTACCGATCCTGCGGTTCTGGACACGGGATTCCCGTGGGCGTCCATGGTTCCGGTGGGCACCGCGGACGACGCCGTTCGTTGCCGAGCCGCTTCTTTCGCGCTGGCGGCTCCGGCTGGGGGTCAGGCTCTCATTCTAG
- a CDS encoding redoxin domain-containing protein, whose protein sequence is MSRRAPVKRTTTVFVWIAITLVAVAAGYYVLQNSGTVEAASPVPALPPSAASGTAPAFTLKDLSGKNVSLADLKGKVVVLDFWATWCPPCRKEIPDFISIQNEYGARGVQVVGIALDELPKVQAFVRANGMNYPVLMGNDAITAQYGGIEGIPTTFIIDRKGKIVERFEGFRPRETFVAAITPLL, encoded by the coding sequence ATGTCGCGACGTGCCCCCGTGAAACGGACAACCACTGTCTTCGTCTGGATCGCCATTACCCTTGTCGCTGTGGCCGCAGGATACTATGTCCTGCAGAATAGCGGCACCGTAGAGGCTGCATCTCCTGTCCCTGCGCTTCCCCCCTCGGCGGCATCCGGGACGGCTCCGGCATTCACCCTGAAGGATCTCTCCGGGAAGAATGTGTCGCTCGCCGATCTCAAGGGGAAGGTTGTCGTCCTGGATTTCTGGGCGACGTGGTGCCCGCCGTGCCGGAAGGAGATCCCGGATTTCATCAGCATCCAGAATGAATATGGCGCACGGGGCGTGCAAGTCGTGGGCATTGCACTCGACGAACTGCCGAAGGTGCAGGCCTTCGTGCGGGCCAACGGCATGAACTATCCGGTCCTCATGGGCAATGACGCGATCACCGCACAATACGGCGGCATCGAAGGTATCCCCACGACCTTCATCATCGACAGGAAGGGGAAGATCGTCGAGCGATTCGAAGGGTTCCGACCGCGTGAGACGTTCGTAGCGGCGATCACTCCGCTTCTCTGA
- a CDS encoding SGNH/GDSL hydrolase family protein has protein sequence MIVRLVTTIALLFAGCAAGKVADSGQPARIVFFGDSITEAGAAPGGYVALIKEALQRRGSAAEVIGAGVSGNKVEQLQARIDRDVIARKPTTVVVYVGINDVWHWTIGIPDAKGSTKEEFEAGLRNVIAKIQGVGAKVILCTPSVIGERKAGANPEDAMLEEYSAIARRVAGETGSTLCDLRKAFMDHIAGNNPGDQEKGILTTDRVHLNPAGNAFVAAEMLRVLDAR, from the coding sequence ATGATCGTCCGACTCGTGACCACCATCGCACTTCTCTTTGCCGGCTGCGCTGCCGGAAAGGTCGCAGACTCAGGTCAGCCTGCGCGCATCGTCTTCTTCGGAGATTCCATCACGGAGGCGGGCGCCGCACCCGGGGGATACGTCGCACTCATCAAAGAAGCGTTGCAGCGCCGGGGGAGTGCCGCCGAGGTCATCGGCGCCGGCGTCAGCGGCAACAAGGTCGAGCAATTGCAGGCAAGGATCGACCGGGATGTGATCGCACGGAAGCCGACCACGGTGGTCGTGTACGTCGGGATCAACGATGTGTGGCATTGGACCATCGGCATCCCGGATGCGAAGGGCTCGACGAAGGAAGAGTTCGAGGCTGGCCTCCGGAACGTGATCGCGAAGATCCAGGGTGTGGGAGCGAAGGTGATCCTCTGCACGCCGAGCGTGATCGGAGAACGGAAGGCCGGTGCGAACCCCGAGGATGCGATGCTGGAGGAGTACAGCGCCATCGCCCGGCGCGTGGCAGGAGAGACCGGATCCACGCTGTGTGATCTCCGGAAGGCCTTCATGGACCATATCGCCGGGAACAATCCGGGTGATCAGGAGAAGGGCATCCTCACCACGGACCGTGTGCATCTGAATCCGGCAGGGAATGCATTCGTCGCGGCAGAGATGCTGCGCGTGCTGGATGCGCGGTAG
- a CDS encoding sodium-translocating pyrophosphatase: MTIKSISQFFRRRSTKTAFLVVMAVAFAGAYFIQPQAVTSAETGSHSFSAFSLFSNPKYTEMEVVSLLSVLGIAVGGLLYALLLSRQVLAADKGTQKMQDVANAVRKGANAYLAAQFKQIGPLIIIISALLYFTYSGSEEAFRWGRAMAFLVGAIFSWTVGFVGMRLATTGNLRVAAAATRSYGEAMQLGYRTGTVTGMLTDGLGLLGGTMIFLIFGESAYEALLGFGFGGTLIALFMRVGGGIYTKAADVGADLVGKIEKDIPEDDPRNAATIADNVGDNVGDCAGMASDIFESYEVTIVAAMILGMATFGHKGVIFPLLVRGIGVLGSIISTYTVKAGADDSSDTALRSVHRGFWIGSAISVIGFFALGFFYLNFDATYLATNPTALAGFPGGDPSALSFFQNFGFPGLDLRPALTCLIGVFLAVALNKVTSYYTHTGHKPVQDLARACQTGHATNIIQGFALGYESAVAAVLVIAISILLSVLVYAGAPPLFVAYGVAMTGIGMLTLTGNTISMDVFGPVADNANGIGEMGYDPHQMEQEKPGNYHRARQILADLDAVGNTTKAETKGIAIGSAVIAAVSLFSSFIAVIAVGSEENIHLMTLAQYAEHAGRLTFADPNVFIGMLIGGSVPFLFSGMLIRAVGRAAYFIVKECRIQFRDPEIWAGTKEPDYGRVVNICTATAQKELIGPAILAIMTPLMVGFLLGPYALGGFLAGMILVGQLLAVFMSNAGGAWDNAKKMIEDGIYGGKGSEAHKAAITGDTVGDPLKDTAGPAINPLIKVMNMVSLLALGLVLQYNVISPSVSGAIGTGILVVVVCIVAIAWAIWQSGRETLSLDEL; this comes from the coding sequence ATGACGATCAAATCGATTTCTCAATTCTTCAGGCGTCGCTCGACCAAAACGGCCTTCCTCGTTGTGATGGCCGTCGCGTTCGCCGGCGCCTACTTCATTCAACCCCAGGCGGTGACTTCCGCCGAGACCGGGTCACACTCATTCAGTGCATTCTCACTCTTCTCGAATCCGAAGTACACGGAGATGGAGGTCGTGAGTCTCCTTTCCGTTCTCGGTATCGCGGTGGGTGGACTCCTCTACGCCCTGCTCCTCAGCCGGCAGGTCCTGGCGGCCGACAAGGGCACGCAGAAGATGCAGGATGTCGCGAACGCCGTCCGCAAGGGCGCGAATGCCTATCTCGCTGCGCAGTTCAAGCAGATCGGGCCGCTCATCATCATCATTTCCGCCCTGCTGTACTTCACGTACTCCGGCAGTGAAGAAGCCTTCCGGTGGGGACGGGCAATGGCATTCCTCGTGGGCGCGATCTTCAGCTGGACCGTCGGCTTCGTGGGCATGCGTCTTGCGACCACGGGAAACCTGCGCGTCGCCGCGGCCGCAACGCGTTCGTACGGCGAAGCCATGCAGCTCGGCTACCGGACCGGGACGGTCACCGGCATGCTGACGGACGGCCTCGGCCTCCTTGGCGGCACGATGATCTTCCTCATCTTCGGTGAATCGGCCTACGAAGCGCTGCTCGGCTTCGGTTTCGGTGGAACGCTCATCGCCCTCTTCATGCGCGTTGGCGGCGGTATCTACACGAAAGCGGCAGACGTCGGGGCCGACCTCGTGGGCAAGATCGAGAAGGACATTCCGGAAGATGATCCGCGGAATGCCGCCACGATCGCTGACAACGTCGGTGACAATGTCGGCGATTGCGCCGGCATGGCATCGGATATCTTTGAATCCTACGAGGTCACCATCGTCGCAGCCATGATCCTCGGTATGGCAACGTTCGGACACAAAGGCGTGATCTTCCCGCTCCTCGTCCGCGGTATCGGCGTGCTGGGTTCCATCATCAGCACGTATACCGTGAAGGCAGGGGCCGACGACAGTTCGGACACCGCGCTGCGCAGCGTGCATCGTGGGTTCTGGATCGGTTCGGCGATCAGCGTCATCGGGTTCTTCGCTCTCGGGTTCTTCTACCTGAACTTCGATGCAACGTATCTCGCAACCAATCCCACGGCCCTCGCCGGCTTCCCGGGCGGGGATCCGTCAGCGTTGAGCTTCTTCCAGAACTTCGGCTTCCCGGGACTCGATCTGCGTCCGGCACTGACCTGTCTCATCGGTGTGTTCCTCGCGGTCGCACTGAATAAGGTCACGAGCTACTACACGCACACCGGTCACAAGCCCGTGCAGGACCTTGCCCGTGCATGTCAGACCGGCCATGCAACGAACATCATCCAGGGTTTTGCGCTGGGCTATGAGAGTGCCGTTGCGGCTGTGCTGGTCATCGCGATCTCGATCCTCCTGTCGGTGCTGGTCTATGCGGGCGCACCGCCATTGTTCGTGGCCTATGGCGTGGCCATGACCGGTATCGGCATGCTGACCCTCACCGGCAATACGATCTCCATGGACGTCTTTGGTCCCGTGGCCGACAACGCCAACGGCATCGGCGAAATGGGCTACGATCCGCATCAGATGGAGCAGGAAAAACCGGGCAACTATCATCGCGCCCGCCAGATCCTCGCGGACCTCGATGCGGTCGGGAACACGACGAAGGCAGAGACCAAGGGTATCGCGATCGGGTCTGCGGTCATCGCTGCCGTGTCCCTGTTCTCCAGCTTCATCGCCGTGATCGCTGTCGGCAGTGAAGAGAACATCCATCTGATGACACTCGCCCAGTATGCGGAACACGCCGGCCGGTTGACGTTTGCCGACCCGAATGTGTTCATCGGCATGCTCATCGGCGGCTCCGTGCCGTTCCTGTTCAGCGGCATGCTCATCCGTGCCGTCGGACGCGCTGCCTACTTCATCGTCAAGGAATGCCGTATCCAGTTCCGCGATCCGGAGATCTGGGCGGGCACGAAGGAGCCGGATTACGGCCGCGTCGTCAACATCTGTACTGCGACGGCCCAGAAAGAGCTCATCGGCCCGGCCATCCTCGCGATCATGACGCCGCTGATGGTAGGCTTCCTCCTCGGGCCGTACGCCCTGGGTGGGTTCCTTGCCGGCATGATCCTCGTCGGCCAGCTGCTCGCCGTGTTCATGTCCAATGCCGGTGGCGCATGGGACAATGCCAAGAAGATGATCGAGGACGGTATCTATGGCGGCAAGGGTTCCGAGGCCCACAAAGCGGCGATCACCGGCGATACGGTCGGCGATCCGCTCAAGGACACGGCAGGCCCGGCGATCAATCCGCTCATCAAGGTGATGAACATGGTCAGCCTTCTTGCACTTGGACTCGTTTTGCAGTACAATGTCATCAGCCCCTCTGTCAGCGGCGCGATCGGGACCGGGATCCTTGTGGTCGTGGTCTGCATCGTGGCCATCGCCTGGGCGATCTGGCAAAGCGGCAGGGAAACGCTGTCACTCGACGAGCTGTAA
- the rhaT gene encoding L-rhamnose/proton symporter RhaT, which yields MISNPILGVIFHWLGGLAAGSFYVPYRGVRQWSWEVYWLVGGVFSWIFAPWIMAAINTHELLATLSEAPWDSLLWAYFWGTMWGVGGLTFGLSMRYLGLSLGMGVALGYCAAFGTLMPPIFHGEFVGQVLGTTSGLIILLGVAVCLLGIGIAGLAGRSKEREMTDEQKAATIKEFNFTKGILVATFSGIMSASFAYGLDAAAPIADLSAKHGTDVFWTGLPKLCVVLLGGFTTNFIWCVVLNVKNRTGYQYFSPTLRAEHGNGTGARVPMLRNYMFSALAGVVWYLQFFFYSMGETQMGAYKFSSWTLHMASIIIFSSLWGIALKEWAGSSRSTKRTLFLGLATLILSTIIVGYGNYLGVG from the coding sequence ATGATCTCCAACCCCATTCTCGGCGTGATCTTTCACTGGCTTGGCGGACTCGCGGCTGGCAGCTTCTACGTTCCCTATCGGGGAGTGAGACAGTGGTCCTGGGAGGTCTACTGGCTTGTGGGTGGCGTCTTCAGCTGGATCTTTGCACCCTGGATCATGGCGGCGATCAACACGCACGAGTTGCTGGCGACGCTCAGCGAGGCCCCGTGGGACAGCCTCCTCTGGGCGTACTTCTGGGGAACCATGTGGGGCGTCGGTGGATTGACCTTCGGCCTGTCGATGCGCTATCTCGGCCTGTCGCTCGGCATGGGCGTTGCACTCGGATACTGTGCTGCCTTCGGGACGCTCATGCCGCCGATCTTTCACGGGGAGTTCGTGGGCCAGGTCCTGGGAACAACATCGGGCCTGATCATCCTCCTCGGTGTTGCGGTCTGCCTCCTGGGCATCGGGATCGCGGGCCTGGCGGGACGGTCCAAGGAACGGGAGATGACGGACGAGCAGAAGGCCGCGACCATCAAGGAATTCAATTTCACGAAGGGGATCCTCGTTGCGACATTCTCCGGGATCATGAGTGCGAGCTTCGCTTACGGATTGGACGCCGCGGCGCCGATCGCAGACCTGTCGGCGAAACACGGCACGGACGTGTTTTGGACCGGGCTGCCGAAGCTCTGTGTCGTTCTGCTCGGGGGGTTCACCACGAACTTCATCTGGTGCGTCGTCCTGAATGTGAAGAACCGGACAGGCTATCAGTATTTCAGTCCGACGCTCCGCGCGGAGCACGGCAACGGTACCGGCGCGCGGGTACCCATGCTGCGCAACTACATGTTCAGCGCACTCGCGGGTGTGGTGTGGTATCTGCAATTCTTCTTCTACTCGATGGGCGAAACGCAGATGGGCGCCTACAAATTTTCCAGCTGGACCCTCCATATGGCAAGCATCATCATCTTCAGCTCGCTCTGGGGGATCGCCCTGAAGGAGTGGGCCGGGAGCAGCCGTTCGACCAAACGGACGCTCTTCCTCGGATTGGCGACGCTCATCCTGTCAACGATCATCGTTGGCTATGGCAACTACCTCGGTGTCGGATGA
- a CDS encoding thioredoxin, with amino-acid sequence MLDTNLQHLNTAAELTEAISKNENVMVCCGRMGPMCIPVYGVMEELEGDYKHVAFRDFPFDSPEAAIIRNLPECSSFRGLPFTVYYKNGKVVKATSSIQSKDQVTGILNSVFTAKA; translated from the coding sequence ATGCTGGACACCAATCTTCAACATCTGAACACTGCCGCAGAACTGACCGAAGCCATCAGCAAGAACGAGAACGTCATGGTGTGCTGCGGCCGCATGGGACCCATGTGCATCCCGGTGTATGGCGTCATGGAAGAGCTCGAAGGCGATTACAAACACGTGGCATTCCGTGACTTCCCCTTCGATAGTCCGGAAGCGGCCATCATCCGCAACCTTCCCGAATGCAGCTCCTTCCGCGGCCTCCCCTTCACCGTGTACTACAAGAACGGCAAGGTGGTGAAGGCAACAAGCAGCATCCAATCCAAGGACCAGGTGACCGGGATCCTGAACTCCGTCTTCACCGCGAAGGCATGA